GATAAAATTTTGCGCGGGATGATAACATAATTATGCCTCCGCGCGCGTTTGCGGCTCGCCCAACCACTTCCGCCAGCTGCGTTGCACCTGCTCACGCTCCTCAACAAAGGCTTCCAGCGCAACGTTTCCGGGCAATTCCTGCAGCGCCAGATGGTGCAATTCATCACGCAGCGTGACATAGGCGTGGGTCAGGGCTTTGGCCTCGGCTTCGTCCATAATGTCGTTCTGCGCCATTAATTCCAGAATACGCACGTTATCGGACCAGCGCGTGAGCTTTGGCGCCTCGCTGGCATAGCGCAGCACCAGATATTGCGTAATAAATTCGATATCGGTGATCCCGCCCTCATCGGCTTTAATATCAAAGCGATCGCGGTGTTTATTGCCCAAATGAGCGCGCATTTTTTCACGCATCTCGCGCACTTCAACCTGCAAGCCTTCTCCTTCCCGCGGCGTGCACAGGATCTCGCGGCGAATGGCATCAAACTGGCGGTTAAGGGCCGGGTCGCCGTACACCACGCGGGCGCGAACCAGCGCCTGATGTTCCCAGGTCCAGGCTTCATTCTTCTGATAATCAGCAAAAGATTCAGCGGTAGTCACCAGCATACCTGCCGCCCCGGATGGCCTGAGGCGCGCGTCAACTTCGTACAAAATCCCGGTCGAGGTACGCGTGCTGAACAGATGCATGATGCGCTGCGCCAGGCGCAGATAAAACTGGCGACCATCGATTTCACGCTCGCCGTCGGTCATCACTTCCATCGGGCAATCGTGCAGGAAGACCAGGTCGAGATCGGAGCTATATCCCAGCTCCCAGCCGCCCAGTTTGCCGTAGCCCAGAACGGCAAAGCCTCGCCCCTCTCTGTCCTGCAGATGGCGAGGCTGGCCATAGCGCGCCACCATTTGCATCCAGGCACGCTGTATCACCGCATCAAGAATAGCCTCGGCAAGCCAGGTCAGGTGATCGCTAACTTTCATGACCGGCAGAGTGCCCGCGATATCGGCAGCCGCCACACGCAGCATCTGCGCCTGTTTGAACTGGCGTAATGCTTCCAGCTGCTGCTCTTCATCTTCGTCCGGCACGCGAAGCAGATACTGGCGGAGTTCGTCGCGATAGGCATCGGTTGCCGTTGGCTGATACAGCGTATTGGGATCAAGCAGCTCATCCAGCAGCAGAGGATAGCTGGCAAGCTGCGCGGCAATCATCGGCGAGGCTGCGCACAGCGTAATCAGGTGTTTGAGCGCGCCAGGGAATTCGCTGAGGAGTTCCAGATAGGTCGTGCGGGTGAGGATCCCAAACAGCAGCGGCGTTAACCGGGAAAACGTTAGCGGCGCGTCGGCCCTGGAGCAGACTTCGCTCAACAGGTTCGGCAGCAGCTGATCCAGCACCTGACGACCCCGTGGGCCGATGGTACGTTTATCGATTTCCTGCCGGAAATGGCTAACCTGCTTCAGCAGCTCGGCCCTCGCCTCGGCGGTTAAATGGCTAAGTACCGCCGTGTTTTCATCCGCGTCCAGGGCGTCAATCCAGAGCTCACGCCAGGCTTCAGAGATTTTATCCTCCTCGGCTTCGGGCTCATCGTCACCAATCAGATCGTTAAAGACCTGACGCACGTCGTTCATATGCAGCTGCAGCGTCTGCTGAAGCGCATCCCAGTCCTCCGCCTGCATCGCCCACGCCAGGCGAGCCCGGTTGAGATCGTCACCCGGCAAGGTTTGCGTCTGTTCGTCATTGATACTTTGCAGCAGGTTCTCCAGCCGACGAAGATAGAGGTAGGCGTTGCGGAGTTTCAGCGCATCTTCTTCCGCAAGCAGATGGAGCTGCTGGATAGCTTCGAGGGTTGGCAACAGAGAGCGGGACTGCAGCGAAGGCTCTCGCCCGCCGCGGATAAGCTGGAAGACCTGAACGATAAACTCGATTTCGCGAATACCGCCCGCACCGAGCTTAATGTTGTCCGTGAGCCCCCGACGGCGGACTTCGCGGGCAATCATGCCCTTCATATTACGCAGGGACTGGATCACGCTAAAATCGATGTAGCGACGGAAAATAAACGGCCGCAACATGTTACGCAGCTCCTGGCTCCACACGTCGTCGTTGTCGCCCATAATGCGCGCTTTCACCATCGCATAGCGCTCCCAGTCGCGCCCCTGCTCCTGGTAATAATCTTCCAGCGCGGCAAAGCTGAGCACCAGCGGGCCGCTGTCGCCAAACGGACGCAGACGCATATCCACGCGGTAAACAAAACCATCCTGCGTAGGCTGGTCGAGAACTTTAATCAGGCGCTGCCCCATGCGGGTAAAGAACTGGGCATTATCAAGCTCGCGCCGTCCGCCCTGGGTTGAACCGTTTTCCGGCCAGGCAAAAATCAGGTCGATGTCCGAGGAGAAGTTCAGCTCGCCGCCGCCCAGCTTGCCCATGCCAAGAATGAGCAGCGGCTGCGGCTCTCCGGCAGCATTGCAGGGTGTGCCCCACTCGCGGCAGCAGGCGGCATAGAGCCAGTCGCGGGCGGCGACAATCAGCGTTTCAGCCAGCACGCTGAGCTGTTGCAGCGAACTTTGCGTATCGACCTGTTCCAGCGCCTGCGCCCAGGCAATCCTCACCATGATACGACGGCGGAAAAAACGCAGCGCTTTCATCAACGCCGCTTCATCGTGTATATCCTGTAAATCCTGCTGGAGCCAGGCGGCATAATGCCGCCATTCGTCAGCCTTCGGCGCGTCCTGCTGCAAGGTTTGCAGCCAGGCGGGATACGCCACCACGCTGTCACCAACAAAATCACTTATCGCCAGCACCGCGCGAGCCTCGTCGCTCAGTGTCAGGGAGTCAATCTCTTGCGGCAGGCGCGGCAAAAACGCCTGCAGGTGCTGCTGTAATAAAGGAGTCAGCGATATCATGGTGGGTATCCGTGGCCAGTCTATTATTTCCCGCTATGCAGCCAGAAAGGCGCCTGCGAGATCGCTTCGTTTCGGTAATGCTCAATTTCGATACGCTGGCGGGTCACAATGGCGTAGCGCAGCCCCTGCCAGTTTTCCAGCCACGGCTGAGTTTGCGCATCGCTGTATACTCCGGCCAGCAGGCGAATCGAATCCGTCTCGCGAGCCAGGCGCGGCAGCTGGTCTGCGTAGCTGTCGCCCAGCGGACGCTGGAAGGTCTCTTTCAGCTCGGCCGCGTGGCGGGAAAGGTGGGTATCGGCAAAACGCTTGAAGGAGCCATCCAGCTTCGCGCGGCCTTTCTCATCAATAAACGCCTGCCACTGGCGCTCCACCAGCCAGCGGGTCAACGCCAGTTTGGCGCTGCTGGCCTGCGCGCTATAAATGATAGCCTCTGCCTTTTCGTCACCGGCAAAGCGTGCCTCAAGAGCGATAAGCTGCTCACGTAAGTGAGTGCTCGCCTTTCTTGGAATAAGGCCGCCAAACAGGGCAAGGGCATGGCGTACCAGGCCGATGGCATCGATAATCTGCTGTTTAGCGCCTTTTACGCCGCTCAGCCACAGCTCCTCATGGTAGAGCCAGTGGCCAAGCGCCAGCTCCAGAGAGCCTTCCAGCCCTTGTTCAACGGTGGCTTTGGCCGGCGGATAGAGCACGCCCAGCGGCTTCACTTCACGAGCGGCATTGCCCTGCGCCAGATGATATCCCCGCGCCGCTTTGCTCAGGCTGCCCTGACGCAGGCCGGGCTCGGTAACGAGGCTTTCAGCCAGCGCCAACAAATCTGCCGTCTCGCCGCTTAACAGCTCAAGTTCAAGCTCGCAGATCGGCGTATGGTGCTCCCCGGCTTTCACTTCACCAAGATCCAACGCCAGCTCAATACGGCTTGCACCGTGAGTAACCACCCACTTTTCCCGCGCAAAGTCGGTGCTGAACAGCGGCTTAACGTCGGCCTGAAGTGCCGTGACGTCCAGCCCTTCCGGCCACACCTCCGCAGGCAGCAACGCGAGATCCAGCTCGGGTTTGCTGAGCTCGACGTTGTATTCAGGGCGCTGATGCAGCCCGCCGGTCACCCGCCCGGCGATTTTCATCGTCATTTCATAACGGCCAGCATCACCGCGTATGCGCAGCCCCATATCGTGGCGACGCAGCTGATTATCAGCGGTTTCGTAGTAGATATTAAGCAGCTGGCGGGGGGCGCTGTGCTCACCCGGCAGGTCGTTTAGCTTGTTACGCAGCGCGTCTAGCGCGGCAGGGTTAACGATGAATTTGAGTTCGATTTCCTGAGCCATGTCTTCTTTACTTTTGTTTACGTCACACCAGGCAATTTCCTGGCGAACTAAATAGCGTCGATTAGGTCTGTAATAGTACGACAAAATACCCCTTCGGGTAGCGAATTTGCGGTAGTGGAGGAACGCCGGATGGTCATAATGACATCAGGATGATTCTCATTCAGGTTTACGGATTGCGCCGTCAGACTGTTGCCACTACTATCGTTCCACACTTTATGAAAATAACGATGAACTAATGCAGAAATTACGCCTGATTTGCCTCACTTTGCTCTCTCTTAGCGTTTCCGTCGTGGCTCATGCCGAAGAAAAACGTTATGTCTCTGATGAATTAAACACCTGGGTTCGCAGCGGCCCGGGCGATAACTACCGCCTGGTGGGCACCGTCAACGCAGGGGAAGAAGTGACGCTGCTGCAAAGCAACGAAGAGACCAAATATGGCCAGGTGCGCGACAGCAACGGGCGTACCTCCTGGATCCCTCTTGCGCAGCTGAGCACCAGCCCAAGCCTGCGTACCCGCGTACCGGACCTGGAAAATCAGGTGAAAACGCTGACCGACAAGCTGAACAATATCGACACCACCTGGAACCAGCGCACGGCAGAGATGCAGCAGAAGGTTGCCCAGAGCGACACCGTGATTAACGGCCTGAAGGACGAAAATCAGCAGCTCAAAAACCAGCTGATCGTCGCCCAGAAAAAGGTGAATGCCGCTAACGTACAGCTTGACGACAAACAGCGCGCCATCATCATGCAGTGGTTTATGTATGGCGGTGGTGTCGCAGGGTTTGGCCTGCTGATTGGCCTGCTGCTGCCTCACATGATCCCAAGCCGCAAGAAGAAAGACCGCTGGATGAACTAGCGGTGATACATTAGCCGTTGATTCCCCCTCGCATCTACACTTACCATTCGTGGTTCAATCATGGTGCTGGGGTGTAGAGCGTGAAGATTTATCTGGTCGGTGGTGCAGTTCGCGATGGGTTATTAAAACTACCGGTTAAGGATAAAGACTGGGTTGTGGTTGGGGCTACGCCTCAGCAGATGCTGGATGAAGGTTACCAGCAGGTCGGGAAAGATTTCCCGGTGTTTCTGCATCCGCAATCCCACGAAGAGTATGCGCTGGCCCGAACCGAGAGGAAATCAGGCCAGGGCTACACTGGCTTTACCTGCTATTCCGCCCCGGACGTGACGCTCGAGCAGGATCTTTTGCGCCGCGATCTGACAATCAACGCCATTGCCCAGGACGAACACGGCAAGCTAATTGACCCGTATAACGGTCTGGCCGACATCAAGAGCCGCCTGCTGCGCCATGTCTCACCAGCTTTCAATGAAGATCCGCTGCGCGTCCTGCGCGTGGCGCGTTTTGCCGCACGCTACGCCCATCTGAATTTCCAGATAGCGCCAGAAACACTCGCCCTGATGCGTGAAATGACCGATAACGGTGAAATCGCCCATCTCACCGCCGAACGCGTCTGGAAAGAGACCGAAAATGCGCTTACCAGCCGTAACCCGCAGGTCTTTTTTGCCGTGCTGCGCGAATGCGGCGCCCTGAAAGTCCTGTTCCCGGAGATCGATGCGCTTTACGGCGTCCCGGCCCCGGCAAAATGGCACCCGGAAATCGATACAGGCATTCATACGCTGATGACCCTGTCTATTGCCGCGCAGCTTAGCCCGGCGGTGGACGTTCGCTTCGCCACCCTGTGCCACGATCTGGGCAAGGGGCTGACGCCAAAAGAAAAATGGCCAAGCCACCACGGCCACGGCCCGGCGGGGGTTAAGCTTGTCGAGCAACTTTGTGCCCGCCTGCGCGTGCCCAATGAGATCCGCGACCTGGCAAAGCAGGTCGCAGAGTTCCACGATCTGATTCATACCTTCCCGATTTTGCAGCCAAAGACGGTGATCAAGCTGTTTGACGCGATTGACGCCTGGCGCAAGCCGCAGCGAGTAGAGCAAATTGCCCTGACCAGCGAAGCCGATGCTCGCGGGCGCACGGGTTTTGAGGCCAGCGATTATCCGCAGGGCAGGATGCTGCGCGCGGCCTGGGCTGCGGCTCAGAGCGTGACTAATAAAGAAGTTATCGAGGCTGGATTCAGCGGCCCGGCGATTCGGGAAGAGTTAACGAAGCGGAGAATTAAAGCGGTTGCAGCCTGGAAGGAACAGCACTGCCCCCAGCCGCAAGGCTGAGGGCTGCAGAAATTAGGTGAAGATAAAGAATACCGCCGCAGCCACCGCGAAGCGGTAGATAGCAAACGGAATAAACGAGATTCGTTTGATTAGCTGCAGGAAGGTTTTTATCGCGATCAGCGCAACGATAAAGGCGGTCACAAAGCCCACGGCAAACATCGGCAGGTCGCCCATGGTCAGGAAACCGATGCTCTTATAGAGGTCAAGCGCCGTCGCCCCCATCATCATCGGCACCGCCAGCAGGAATGAGAACTCAGAGGCCGCATAGCGGCTAACGCCCATCAGCATCCCGCCGGAAATGGTTGCCCCGGAACGGGAGAAGCCCGGCCAAAGCGCCAGACACTGGAAGCAGCCAATCATAAATGCCTGGCGATAGGTGATATCGTCCACCCCTTCGGCACGCGGCACTTTGGGCTTCAGGCACTCCGCCGCAATCAGCAGCAGGCCGCCCACCACCAGGGCATACATGACGTTAACCGGGTTAAACAGCGATTTAATCGCGTCGTGGAGAACAAGCCCAAGCACCACCGCCGGGATCATACCGAGCAGGATATGGATCAAAGAAAGACGGCCGGTTCCCGTCCCTTCATGCTCGGGAGGACGGCCAAAATGGATGCCAATCAGACCAAACAGACGGCGCCAGAACATCACCACCACGGCAAGAATAGAGCCCAGCTGGATAACCACTTCAAAGGTTTCCGCCGTCTGACCTTCAAAACCTAAAAGATGCCCTACGATAATCATGTGCCCGGTAGACGATACCGGTAAAAACTCGGTTAACCCTTCAACAACGCCAAGAATGGCGGCAATCGCCAACGTTGGTAGATCGCTCATCACTTAACCCTCATCCCCAAAAACAGACACAAAAAAAACGGCCTACGCAGGACGTTTGCCGCAAAAGATACGTTGATAAGACCAGAGGGCCACCGTTTGGTTTAACCCTCAGGCAATTATTTACTCTGTTTCAGATTACCGCCACGCTCGATGATAACCCCAACGTTGGCAGCCTGAGCAACCGCACCAGGTTTACTCACCTTCAGCCGGATCCACGGCGAATTAAAGCGGGTCAGCAGCAGATCTGCAACTTCTTCTGCCACGCGTTCCACCAGGGCAAAACGCCCGCTGCCGACATGTTTAATCACCGCATCGCTCACGTCTGCATAGCTCAGGCAATCCTTCACATCGTCGCTGCCCGCCGCTTTACGGTTATCCCATGCCATTTCGATATCGAACACCAGTTTCTGTTCGATGGTCTGTTCCCAGTCGTAAACACCGATGGTGGTGATTACCGAAAGTTGCTCTATAAATACAATGTCCATCACGCCCTGCCCGGTTTTTAGTCATGCCGGATACCACTTCCGGCGAAATGTGCGTATTATCCACAGATGCTAAGAAGACTTCGACACTTTCAACATGGAACAGCGTTATGAGTGCAATCGCGCCTGGTATGATCCTCCTCGCGTATCTTTGCGGCTCGATTTCTAGCGCCATTCTGGTTTGCCGCATTGCCGGTCTCCCCGATCCACGCGAGAGCGGCTCCGGTAACCCAGGAGCAACCAATGTCTTACGCATTGGCGGTAAAGGTGCAGCCGTAGCGGTACTAATCTTTGACGTGCTGAAAGGCATGCTGCCCGTCTGGGCGGCCTGGGCATTAGGCGTCACGCCCTTCTGGCTCGGCCTGATAGCCATTGCCGCCTGCCTCGGTCATATCTGGCCCGTGTTCTTTAAGTTTCGCGGTGGCAAAGGCGTGGCGACCGCGTTTGGCGCCATTGCGCCTATCGGCTGGGACTTGACTGGCGTGATGGCGGGAACCTGGCTGCTTAGCGTGTTATTAAGTGGCTACTCTTCCCTCGGCGCCATTATCAGCGCGCTTATCGCCCCGTTTTATGTCTGGTGGTTTAAACCGCAGTTCACCTTCCCGGTGGCGATGCTCTCCTGCCTGATACTGATGCGTCACCATGACAATATTCAGCGACTTT
This region of Cedecea lapagei genomic DNA includes:
- the glnE gene encoding bifunctional [glutamate--ammonia ligase]-adenylyl-L-tyrosine phosphorylase/[glutamate--ammonia-ligase] adenylyltransferase, with the protein product MISLTPLLQQHLQAFLPRLPQEIDSLTLSDEARAVLAISDFVGDSVVAYPAWLQTLQQDAPKADEWRHYAAWLQQDLQDIHDEAALMKALRFFRRRIMVRIAWAQALEQVDTQSSLQQLSVLAETLIVAARDWLYAACCREWGTPCNAAGEPQPLLILGMGKLGGGELNFSSDIDLIFAWPENGSTQGGRRELDNAQFFTRMGQRLIKVLDQPTQDGFVYRVDMRLRPFGDSGPLVLSFAALEDYYQEQGRDWERYAMVKARIMGDNDDVWSQELRNMLRPFIFRRYIDFSVIQSLRNMKGMIAREVRRRGLTDNIKLGAGGIREIEFIVQVFQLIRGGREPSLQSRSLLPTLEAIQQLHLLAEEDALKLRNAYLYLRRLENLLQSINDEQTQTLPGDDLNRARLAWAMQAEDWDALQQTLQLHMNDVRQVFNDLIGDDEPEAEEDKISEAWRELWIDALDADENTAVLSHLTAEARAELLKQVSHFRQEIDKRTIGPRGRQVLDQLLPNLLSEVCSRADAPLTFSRLTPLLFGILTRTTYLELLSEFPGALKHLITLCAASPMIAAQLASYPLLLDELLDPNTLYQPTATDAYRDELRQYLLRVPDEDEEQQLEALRQFKQAQMLRVAAADIAGTLPVMKVSDHLTWLAEAILDAVIQRAWMQMVARYGQPRHLQDREGRGFAVLGYGKLGGWELGYSSDLDLVFLHDCPMEVMTDGEREIDGRQFYLRLAQRIMHLFSTRTSTGILYEVDARLRPSGAAGMLVTTAESFADYQKNEAWTWEHQALVRARVVYGDPALNRQFDAIRREILCTPREGEGLQVEVREMREKMRAHLGNKHRDRFDIKADEGGITDIEFITQYLVLRYASEAPKLTRWSDNVRILELMAQNDIMDEAEAKALTHAYVTLRDELHHLALQELPGNVALEAFVEEREQVQRSWRKWLGEPQTRAEA
- the plsY gene encoding glycerol-3-phosphate 1-O-acyltransferase PlsY, coding for MSAIAPGMILLAYLCGSISSAILVCRIAGLPDPRESGSGNPGATNVLRIGGKGAAVAVLIFDVLKGMLPVWAAWALGVTPFWLGLIAIAACLGHIWPVFFKFRGGKGVATAFGAIAPIGWDLTGVMAGTWLLSVLLSGYSSLGAIISALIAPFYVWWFKPQFTFPVAMLSCLILMRHHDNIQRLWRGQETKIWARFRKKKKKTEQE
- a CDS encoding CYTH domain-containing protein, whose amino-acid sequence is MAQEIELKFIVNPAALDALRNKLNDLPGEHSAPRQLLNIYYETADNQLRRHDMGLRIRGDAGRYEMTMKIAGRVTGGLHQRPEYNVELSKPELDLALLPAEVWPEGLDVTALQADVKPLFSTDFAREKWVVTHGASRIELALDLGEVKAGEHHTPICELELELLSGETADLLALAESLVTEPGLRQGSLSKAARGYHLAQGNAAREVKPLGVLYPPAKATVEQGLEGSLELALGHWLYHEELWLSGVKGAKQQIIDAIGLVRHALALFGGLIPRKASTHLREQLIALEARFAGDEKAEAIIYSAQASSAKLALTRWLVERQWQAFIDEKGRAKLDGSFKRFADTHLSRHAAELKETFQRPLGDSYADQLPRLARETDSIRLLAGVYSDAQTQPWLENWQGLRYAIVTRQRIEIEHYRNEAISQAPFWLHSGK
- a CDS encoding TIGR04211 family SH3 domain-containing protein; translated protein: MQKLRLICLTLLSLSVSVVAHAEEKRYVSDELNTWVRSGPGDNYRLVGTVNAGEEVTLLQSNEETKYGQVRDSNGRTSWIPLAQLSTSPSLRTRVPDLENQVKTLTDKLNNIDTTWNQRTAEMQQKVAQSDTVINGLKDENQQLKNQLIVAQKKVNAANVQLDDKQRAIIMQWFMYGGGVAGFGLLIGLLLPHMIPSRKKKDRWMN
- the folB gene encoding bifunctional dihydroneopterin aldolase/7,8-dihydroneopterin epimerase, with the translated sequence MDIVFIEQLSVITTIGVYDWEQTIEQKLVFDIEMAWDNRKAAGSDDVKDCLSYADVSDAVIKHVGSGRFALVERVAEEVADLLLTRFNSPWIRLKVSKPGAVAQAANVGVIIERGGNLKQSK
- a CDS encoding multifunctional CCA addition/repair protein is translated as MKIYLVGGAVRDGLLKLPVKDKDWVVVGATPQQMLDEGYQQVGKDFPVFLHPQSHEEYALARTERKSGQGYTGFTCYSAPDVTLEQDLLRRDLTINAIAQDEHGKLIDPYNGLADIKSRLLRHVSPAFNEDPLRVLRVARFAARYAHLNFQIAPETLALMREMTDNGEIAHLTAERVWKETENALTSRNPQVFFAVLRECGALKVLFPEIDALYGVPAPAKWHPEIDTGIHTLMTLSIAAQLSPAVDVRFATLCHDLGKGLTPKEKWPSHHGHGPAGVKLVEQLCARLRVPNEIRDLAKQVAEFHDLIHTFPILQPKTVIKLFDAIDAWRKPQRVEQIALTSEADARGRTGFEASDYPQGRMLRAAWAAAQSVTNKEVIEAGFSGPAIREELTKRRIKAVAAWKEQHCPQPQG
- the bacA gene encoding undecaprenyl-diphosphate phosphatase: MSDLPTLAIAAILGVVEGLTEFLPVSSTGHMIIVGHLLGFEGQTAETFEVVIQLGSILAVVVMFWRRLFGLIGIHFGRPPEHEGTGTGRLSLIHILLGMIPAVVLGLVLHDAIKSLFNPVNVMYALVVGGLLLIAAECLKPKVPRAEGVDDITYRQAFMIGCFQCLALWPGFSRSGATISGGMLMGVSRYAASEFSFLLAVPMMMGATALDLYKSIGFLTMGDLPMFAVGFVTAFIVALIAIKTFLQLIKRISFIPFAIYRFAVAAAVFFIFT